A section of the Flavobacterium sp. CG_23.5 genome encodes:
- a CDS encoding 1-aminocyclopropane-1-carboxylate deaminase/D-cysteine desulfhydrase has translation MNQQIALEFPNSISLHIKREDLIHPFVSGNKFRKLKYNLLQAKAEHQEILLTFGGAFSNHIAAVAFAGKEKGFKTIGIIRGDELKDKISENPTLTFAQSCGMQFEFVSRESYRLKNEIPFLENLKQKFGDFYLIPEGGTNALAIKGCEEILNEKDAEFDYICCSIGTGGTISGIINSVLPHQKVLGFPALKGDFLTDEIRNIVINNNWELLTDYHFGGYGKVNSELIAFINQFFKENNIPLDPIYTGKMVFGVIDLIHRNYFPTQSKILLIHTGGIQGIQGMNMKLRNKQLPTIDINV, from the coding sequence TTGAATCAACAAATAGCATTAGAATTTCCAAACTCTATTTCACTGCATATCAAAAGGGAAGATTTGATTCATCCTTTCGTTTCTGGAAATAAGTTTAGAAAGCTAAAGTATAATTTGCTTCAAGCAAAAGCGGAGCATCAGGAAATTTTGCTAACTTTTGGAGGTGCGTTTTCCAATCATATTGCGGCAGTAGCTTTTGCAGGGAAAGAAAAAGGATTCAAAACTATTGGTATTATTCGAGGGGATGAACTGAAGGACAAAATTTCGGAAAATCCAACCTTGACATTTGCTCAAAGCTGCGGAATGCAATTCGAATTTGTTAGCAGAGAATCCTATCGGTTAAAAAACGAAATTCCATTTTTGGAAAATTTAAAACAAAAATTTGGTGATTTTTACCTTATTCCAGAAGGAGGAACCAATGCATTGGCCATCAAAGGCTGTGAGGAAATATTAAATGAAAAAGATGCCGAATTTGATTATATCTGCTGTTCAATTGGAACAGGTGGAACTATATCGGGAATAATTAATAGTGTTTTGCCACACCAAAAAGTTTTAGGATTTCCAGCATTAAAAGGGGATTTTTTAACAGATGAAATTCGTAATATTGTAATAAATAATAATTGGGAATTGCTGACGGATTATCATTTTGGAGGCTATGGGAAAGTAAATAGTGAGTTAATCGCATTTATCAACCAGTTTTTCAAAGAAAATAACATTCCTTTGGATCCTATTTATACTGGAAAGATGGTTTTTGGCGTTATAGATTTAATACACCGGAACTATTTTCCAACTCAATCAAAAATTTTACTCATTCATACTGGTGGAATTCAAGGAATTCAAGGGATGAATATGAAACTAAGAAATAAACAATTACCAACAATCGACATCAATGTTTAA
- a CDS encoding T9SS type A sorting domain-containing protein: protein MSTKILNRLFLFIFGFLVQNFANAQMFVSPNTNVFVNNEVVYVKQDLELNAASSNFYLRKDAQLLQGTTVAGANKGLGNLSVFQEGSTNNFQYNYWCSPVGGNIATAGNATFGITQLKDVADLTTSNAPSILASNNYNGTASPLAIAPYWINKLTPLNGNYNWIQVGSTATLNAGEGFTMKGTSGTNAITVNGVQNNPGSKQRYDFRGKPNDGTISIPVATAQFTLTGNPYPSAIDLSAFLTDATNCTGIAYFWEQDKTVNSHYIADYKGGYGTFSPVSRLGSGIYVAATFYSYDGSGNEIISTGMGANYERRFCPVGQGFMIDGAANGTVDMKNSYRVFVKEGAANYSQFEKIANSTKTNDSNGKLAAVQSVSGFDYSTVTITPTPQIRFNTLLNNQGVRQLALAFIPEATDGVDHAMDALSSGDDSSADVYFVLDDSEYIINALKFDIDKSIPIGFKNAQEANYKITVKEILNFNAANNVYLHDKTADLYYDIKNSFHEMTLPAGVNNKQYEITFKTKTTLGLNTEATQNFVVYQNNATKSLTINNALLMDLDACSLYDVAGKIIFSKKDLGVNSTYKFSTSGLSDGIYIVKLSTKDKIEVGKKIIIKN, encoded by the coding sequence ATGAGCACAAAAATACTAAATCGATTATTCCTGTTTATTTTCGGGTTTCTAGTTCAAAATTTTGCAAATGCACAAATGTTTGTTAGTCCAAACACTAACGTTTTTGTTAACAATGAAGTGGTGTATGTGAAGCAGGACTTAGAATTAAATGCGGCAAGTAGTAATTTTTACTTAAGAAAAGATGCGCAATTGCTTCAAGGAACTACAGTTGCCGGAGCCAATAAAGGCTTAGGGAATTTATCCGTTTTTCAAGAAGGATCAACTAATAATTTTCAATATAATTACTGGTGTTCTCCTGTTGGAGGAAATATAGCTACTGCGGGAAATGCTACTTTTGGTATAACGCAATTAAAAGATGTCGCTGATTTAACGACTAGTAATGCCCCAAGTATTTTGGCATCGAACAATTATAACGGCACAGCAAGTCCTTTGGCAATTGCTCCTTATTGGATAAATAAACTCACTCCTTTAAATGGGAATTATAACTGGATTCAAGTGGGTTCAACGGCTACTTTGAATGCTGGCGAAGGTTTTACCATGAAGGGAACATCAGGAACTAATGCCATAACAGTAAATGGGGTTCAAAATAACCCAGGAAGCAAACAACGATATGATTTTAGAGGAAAGCCAAATGACGGTACAATTTCTATTCCTGTCGCAACGGCACAGTTCACTTTAACTGGAAATCCATATCCATCAGCAATTGACTTGTCAGCATTTTTGACCGATGCGACGAATTGTACCGGTATTGCTTATTTCTGGGAACAGGATAAAACAGTAAATTCACATTATATAGCAGACTATAAAGGAGGTTATGGAACATTTTCACCTGTAAGTAGATTAGGAAGCGGCATTTATGTTGCGGCAACTTTTTACTCTTACGATGGATCTGGGAACGAAATAATTTCAACTGGAATGGGGGCTAATTATGAAAGACGCTTTTGTCCTGTCGGTCAAGGTTTTATGATAGACGGCGCCGCTAATGGAACAGTTGATATGAAAAATAGTTATAGAGTTTTTGTTAAAGAAGGTGCTGCAAATTATTCGCAGTTTGAAAAAATTGCAAATAGCACTAAAACTAATGACAGTAATGGAAAATTGGCTGCTGTTCAGTCTGTTTCGGGTTTTGATTATAGTACGGTAACAATAACTCCAACGCCGCAAATTAGGTTTAATACCTTATTAAATAATCAAGGAGTGCGTCAATTAGCGTTGGCTTTTATTCCGGAAGCGACAGACGGGGTGGATCATGCCATGGATGCACTGTCTTCGGGTGATGATTCGAGTGCCGATGTCTATTTTGTTTTGGACGATTCAGAATATATCATTAATGCATTAAAATTTGATATTGATAAAAGCATTCCTATTGGTTTTAAAAATGCCCAAGAAGCTAATTACAAAATTACTGTCAAAGAGATTTTAAATTTTAATGCTGCGAATAATGTTTACTTACACGATAAAACGGCTGATTTATATTATGACATTAAAAATAGTTTTCACGAGATGACCTTGCCTGCCGGAGTCAATAATAAACAATATGAAATTACCTTTAAGACTAAAACTACTTTAGGGCTTAATACGGAAGCCACTCAAAATTTTGTCGTGTACCAAAACAATGCTACTAAAAGTTTAACAATTAATAATGCGTTATTGATGGATCTTGATGCGTGTAGTTTGTATGATGTGGCTGGGAAAATAATTTTTAGTAAGAAGGATTTGGGCGTCAATTCCACTTATAAATTTTCTACATCAGGACTAAGTGACGGTATTTATATCGTTAAACTATCCACAAAGGATAAAATAGAAGTGGGTAAAAAAATTATCATTAAAAATTAA